The stretch of DNA ACGCTGCGGGGGACCCCTCGGTGGACCTCTACAACACCTCGCTCGTCTTCTCGCCCGACGGTGAACTCGCCGCCTCGTACCGGAAGATCCACCGGTTCGGCTTCGACAAGGGCGAGGCCGTCCTGATGGGGGCGGGCAGCGAACTGGTCACGGTGCGCACGCCCGACGCGGCGATCGGGCTCGCCACCTGTTACGACCTCCGCTTCCCGGAGCTCTTCCGGGGGCTCGTCGACGCGGGCGCCGAGATGTTCGTCGTCCCCGCGGGCTGGCCCGCGCGGCGGCGTGAGCACTGGACGCTGTTCGCTCGGGCGCGGGCTGTCGAGGACCAGGTGTACGTCCTTGCCTGTGGCACCGGCGGTACGCATGCCGGGGTGCCCCAGGCGGGGCACAGCATCGTCGTCGACCCCTGGGGCGAGGTGCTCGCCGAGGCGGGGGACGGCGAGGAGGTCCTCACCGTCGAGTTCGACCCGGCGAAGGTCGCGGCCACGCGCGAGCAGTTCCCCGCGCTGAAGGACCGGCTGCTCGGGATGGACGTCCCCCGGCGCTGAGAGGCTCAGGGTCAGTCGTCGCCCCTCTCCTTCTCCGCCAGGCGGATCACGCAGACCGCGACGGCCAGAAGGAGCGAGGCGTCGGCGTCCTCCCGGGTGACGTGCAGGCCGTACGTGTCCCGGACGCGGAACCAGCGGCGGGAGATGTCGGCCAGGAGTTCGCCGTCGTACTCGATGGCGAACTCGCGGTCCAGGATCTTGCCGCTCACGTCGAGCTCTGTACCGTCGACCAGGGCCACGCGGTAGTGATTGCGCAGGAGCGAGAGGCGCTTGCGCTTGACCGTGGCCAGCGGCTCGCCCTCCCGTTCGATCACCATCGTGTCGCGCAGCGCCAGCATCTTGGCGCGGATGTCGATGAGGACGCGACCCTGCATGTCCTTGAGCTCGAAGGTGTCGCGCAGGCGCATCGCCTTGCCGTCGACGAGAAAGACCTTCCGACCCTGGTCGTCCTCGATCCAGTAGTCGTCACCGATGCCGAGCAGCCGGTCGCGTACGAGAAGTTTCATGGCGCGATGCCTACCCCGTGGCGCGCGTGACACAGCCGGCCCGTGTCACTTGGGGGAAGTGAGGACACGGACCGGCTGTGGATCAGGGGAGGACGCGGAGTCTCTACGGACGTCGCGTCGTCTCTACGCCATGGCGTCTCTACGACATGGCGTCCTCAAGGGTGTTCTGCCAGTACGTGACCTGCGAGTCCGCGTTGAGCAGCAGGCCCGCGGCGCCGGGGGAGTTCACCGTGACCCGGCCGTCCGTGCCCTTGCCGTCCTTGGTGGCGAGCGTGACGCCGAGGGTCTTGGCGCGGTGGGTCTTCTCGGCGTCGATGCCCGCGAGGCTGATCGCGGCGTAGGCGGACTTGGCCGGCTCGACGCGGACGACCGACTGGGGGCGGGTGTTCTCGGCCACCGGGAGGTTCTTGCCCGCCGCCGGGTCGCTGACGAAGGGGGCGCCGAAGACCGAGCAGGTCTTGCCGCCGTTGTTGGTGATCTTGAGCAGGACGAGGGGTGCGGTGCCGGCGGTGTCCTCAAGCTCGATCTTCGCGGCGGTCGGCGTGCAGGCGTCCCCGGAGAGCGGAGCCGCGGAACCGGAACCGGAACCGGAACCGCCGGAGGTTGTAGCAGCCGGGCCGCCGGTACTCGCATCGGCCGATCGCTTTTCGGCACGGGACGCCTTGTCGCCGCCGCCATCACCGTCACCGTCGCCGTTGCACGCGGTGAGCGTGAGGGTGAGCGCCGCAAGGGCCGTAACAGCGAGCGCGGCCTTCTTACGGGCGACGCGGGCGGTACGAGCGGTGGTGCGCATGGCGGTGACTCCCCCGTGAGCGGCGGTCGTTCGGGCTTGCACCACTGAGCCTGCCGCCCGCCGCTGGCGTTCCGCTAACACCTGGCTAATGGATCATTCACGCAGCTCGCGAGGGAGCTCAGCGCCGGCCCTGTGTCACCTGGAGGGGTCCGGTACGGACCGCCGCAGCTCCTCGGGACGAGGCCGGCGGAACGTCGTGGTCGCGGGCGCGTCCAGGTCGCGGGCGAAGAGCCGCACCAGAGACGGCAGGACGTAGTGCCCAGCCCCCTCCTCCTGGATCAGATGGACCGCGGCGAGGCGGTCGAGTCCCTCGCGTGCGGCGGACACGGTCGCGCCCGCGAGGGCGGCGGCCGCGTGCGCGTCCACGTCCGGAGTGGAGGCTCGGCTCAGCGAGGAGAGCAACCAGGCGTCGCTGCCGGGGAGTTGGGCCACCGAGGTGCGCAGGACGGCAGCGACGCCGGTGTCCTCGGCGGAGAGCAGGGCCAGCCTCTGCTCATCGTCGGCGAGTTCGGCGGCGAGCCCGGCCACGGACCGCTGGGGGCGCCCGATGAGCCGGGCGGCGGCGATGCGCAGGGCGAGCGGGAGGCCGTCGCAGAGGCGGGCGATGCGGCGTACGTCCTCGGAGTCGGCGTCCGTCTCGGCGCTCTGCCGCAGGGCGCGGAGAAACAGCCCGGCGCCGTCGAGCTCGCCGAGCGGGTCGACCTGCACGGGGCGCGCGCAGTCCGACGCGACGAGGCCGTCGAGGCGGTTGCGGCTGGTGATGAGGGTGGTGCAGTGGGGTGCGCCGGGCAGGAGGGGGCGGACCTGGGCGGAGTCGTGGGCGTTGTCGAGCACGACGAGGAGGCGCCGCTCGGCGAGGAGCGAGCGGTACAGGGCCGCCGCCGGTTCGATGCCGGCCGGCAGATCCTGCGGCTGCACTCCCAGGGCGCGGAGGAACTCCCGCAGGACGCGCTCGGGATGGGCGGGGTCGCCGCCGCTGAAGCCGCCGAGGTCCGCGAAGAGCTGGCCCTCCGGGTGGGGGGCCGCGTGGTGGTGCGCCCAGTGCAGGGCGAGGGCGGTCTTTCCCACGCCCGCGGGGCCGGTGAGCAGGACGATGGGCGCCTCTGTCTCTTCGACGAGTACGGCTCCCAGCGCGGCGAGTTGCTCTTCACG from Streptomyces sp. BA2 encodes:
- a CDS encoding nitrilase-related carbon-nitrogen hydrolase, which translates into the protein MRASLIQIAVDEGESVNSRRSRVSSLVREVAERERPDLVVLPELWTTGAFAYESFASEAESLEGPTYEAMAKAASDAGVWLHAGSIPERDAAGDPSVDLYNTSLVFSPDGELAASYRKIHRFGFDKGEAVLMGAGSELVTVRTPDAAIGLATCYDLRFPELFRGLVDAGAEMFVVPAGWPARRREHWTLFARARAVEDQVYVLACGTGGTHAGVPQAGHSIVVDPWGEVLAEAGDGEEVLTVEFDPAKVAATREQFPALKDRLLGMDVPRR
- a CDS encoding LURP-one-related/scramblase family protein, with the protein product MKLLVRDRLLGIGDDYWIEDDQGRKVFLVDGKAMRLRDTFELKDMQGRVLIDIRAKMLALRDTMVIEREGEPLATVKRKRLSLLRNHYRVALVDGTELDVSGKILDREFAIEYDGELLADISRRWFRVRDTYGLHVTREDADASLLLAVAVCVIRLAEKERGDD
- a CDS encoding DUF4232 domain-containing protein, with the protein product MRTTARTARVARKKAALAVTALAALTLTLTACNGDGDGDGGGDKASRAEKRSADASTGGPAATTSGGSGSGSGSAAPLSGDACTPTAAKIELEDTAGTAPLVLLKITNNGGKTCSVFGAPFVSDPAAGKNLPVAENTRPQSVVRVEPAKSAYAAISLAGIDAEKTHRAKTLGVTLATKDGKGTDGRVTVNSPGAAGLLLNADSQVTYWQNTLEDAMS